Proteins encoded by one window of Arabidopsis thaliana chromosome 2, partial sequence:
- the PAPS2 gene encoding poly(A) polymerase 2 (poly(A) polymerase 2 (PAPS2); CONTAINS InterPro DOMAIN/s: Poly(A) polymerase (InterPro:IPR014492), Nucleotidyltransferase, class I, C-terminal-like (InterPro:IPR011068), Poly(A) polymerase, central domain (InterPro:IPR007012), Nucleotidyl transferase domain (InterPro:IPR002934), Poly(A) polymerase, RNA-binding domain (InterPro:IPR007010); BEST Arabidopsis thaliana protein match is: nuclear poly(a) polymerase (TAIR:AT4G32850.6); Has 814 Blast hits to 806 proteins in 220 species: Archae - 0; Bacteria - 13; Metazoa - 260; Fungi - 214; Plants - 191; Viruses - 0; Other Eukaryotes - 136 (source: NCBI BLink).) — MVSTQQRTDDDSSQPVKASLKSYGITEPLSIAGPSAADVKRNLELEKFLVDEGLYESKEETMRREEVVVRIDQIVKHWVKQLTRQRGYTDQMVEDANAVIFTFGSYRLGVHGPMADIDTLCVGPSYVNREEDFFIFFRDILAEMEEVTELQPVTDAHVPVMKFKFQGISIDLLYASISLLVIPQDLDISNSSVLCDVDEQTVRSLNGCRVADQILKLVPNSEHFRTTLRCLKYWAKKRGVYSNVTGFLGGVNWALLVARLCQFYPNAIPSMLVSRFFRVYTQWRWPNPVMLCAIEEDDLSFPVWDPRKNHRDRYHLMPIITPAYPCMNSSYNVSQSTLRVMTEQFQFGNTICQEIELNKQHWSSLFQQYMFFEAYKNYLQVDVLAADAEDLLAWKGWVESRFRQLTLKIERDTNGMLMCHPQPNEYVDTSKQFRHCAFFMGLQRADGFGGQECQQFDIRGTVDEFRQEVNMYMFWRPGMDVHVSHVRRRQLPSFVFPNGYKRSRQSRHQSQQCREPGDEGVGSLSDSVERYAKRKNDDEIMNSRPEKREKRASCSLHTLDAASPDSSGITTSGTPQIGIVPGPRAECLVTGDLVCNVTSLPNVEVEAEKFISKITELRKFSQYEHTSGSEQILEVDSRALVQSYHDLAEPVAKHVRPDLSALLACEGGQNKEIGHDMGSESINDTDTQHLPRRLNVNEDVDEVEREAKLGEIAGGVLWNGHCGRNLDHEGFVTPANLDSAVENRNLHSDGLFKSGLPEELQSNSLLSGTGKLDDGASSRRLSLKSVA, encoded by the exons ATGGTGAGTACTCAACAACGCACGGACGATGACTCTTCTCAACCGGTAAAAGCTTCTCTTAAGAGCTATGGGATCACGGAGCCACTGTCTATTGCTGGACCTTCTGCTGCTGATGTTAAGCGTAATTTGGAACTAGAGAAG TTTCTGGTTGATGAGGGGCTCTACGAGAGCAAGGAAGAAACTATGCGGAGAGAGGAAGTTGTGGTTCGCATTGATCAG ATTGTAAAACACTGGGTGAAACAGTTAACTCGTCAGAGGGGCTATACTGATCAGATGGTGGAGGATGCAAATGCTGTCATTTTCACTTTTGGATCTTACCGCCTTGGA GTTCACGGACCTATGGCTGATATTGATACTTTGTGTGTTGGCCCATCTTATGTTAACCGAGAG GAggatttcttcattttcttccgTGATATATTGGCTGAAATGGAAGAAGTGACTGAACTTCAACCTGTTACTGATGCCCATGTCCCAGTCATGAAATTTAAGTTCCAAGGAATATCAATTGATCTTCTGTATGCTAGCATATCGCTTCTAGTTATCCCACAG GATCTGGATATCTCCAACTCTTCTGTGCTGTGTGACGTGGATGAACAAACTGTCCGCAGTCTTAATGGTTGTAGGGTTGCTGATCAGATTCTTAAACTTGTTCCAAATTCCGAG CACTTCCGGACAACATTAAGATGCCTGAAGTACTGGGCTAAGAAGCGTGGGGTCTATTCAAAT GTTACTGGATTTCTTGGTGGTGTAAACTGGGCACTTCTGGTTGCACGCCTTTGCCAGTTTTATCCAAATGCTATTCCTAGTATGTTGGTTTCTCGATTTTTTAGAGTATATACACAATGGCGCTGGCCGAATCCAGTCATGCTTTGTGcaatagaagaagatgaccTTAGCTTTCCTGTTTGGGACCCACGAAAAAATCATCGTGACCGCTATCATCTTATGCCAATAATAACTCCTGCATACCCATGCATGAATTCTAGTTACAATGTCTCTCAAAGCACTCTTCGTGTTATGACAGAGCAATTCCAGTTTGGCAACACGATCTGTCAG GAGATTGAGTTAAATAAACAACACTGGAGTTCCTTATTTCAGCAATATATGTTCTTCGAGGCATATAAAAACTACCTTCAGGTTGATGTACTAGCTGCAGATGCCGAAGATTTATTGGCATGGAAAGGTTGGGTGGAGTCACGGTTCAGGCAACTGACCTTGAAG ATAGAACGAGACACAAATGGGATGTTAATGTGCCACCCTCAACCAAACGAGTATGTAGACACTTCGAAGCAGTTTCGACATTGTGCCTTTTTCATGGGCTTGCAGAGGGCAGATGGATTTGGTGGCCAAGAATGTCAACAGTTTGATATACGTGGAACAGTGGACGAATTCAGGCAAGAGGTAAACATGTATATGTTTTGGAGACCTGGGATGGATGTGCATGTTTCTCATGTTCGAAGACGGCAGCttccatcttttgtttttccaaatgGATATAAAAGGTCTCGGCAATCAAGGCACCAGAGTCAACAATGCAGAGAACCTGGTGATGAGGGCGTTGGTTCTTTATCCGACTCTGTTGAGAGATATGCGAAGAGAAAGAACGATGATGAAATTATGAATTCCAGGCCAGAGAAACGTGAGAAGCGCGCATCTTGTAGTCTACATACTCTGGATGCAGCTTCTCCTGACAGCAGTGGTATCACTACTAGTGGGACTCCTCAGATTGGCATTGTTCCAGGTCCTAGAGCTGAATGCTTAGTAACTGGTGATCTTGTTTGCAATGTTACAAGTCTTCCTAACGTGGAAGTTGAGGCTGAAAAGTTTATCAGTAAAATCACGGAACTAAGAAAATTCTCTCAGTACGAGCATACCTCTGGTAGCGAGCAAATCCTGGAAGTAGATAGTAGGGCTCTAGTTCAAAGTTATCATGACCTGGCTGAGCCTGTAGCAAAACATGTGAGACCTGACCTTAGTGCTTTGCTAGCGTGTGAAGGTGGGCAGAATAAAGAAATAGGTCATGATATGGGCTCTGAATCTATTAATGACACTGACACGCAACATCTTCCAAGGCGACTAAATGTAaatgaagatgttgatgaagtTGAGAGGGAAGCCAAGTTGGGAGAAATTGCTGGTGGTGTTTTGTGGAATGGACACTGTGGGCGGAACCTTGACCATGAG GGTTTTGTGACTCCTGCAAATTTGGATTCAGCTGTGGAAAATAGAAACTTGCATTCAGACGGATTGTTCAAAAGTGGCTTGCCAGAAGAACTTCAG TCAAATTCTTTGCTCAGCGGGACGGGGAAGCTGGACGATGGAGCTAG CAGCAGGAGGTTGAGCTTGAAGTCCGTAGCGTGA
- the PAPS2 gene encoding poly(A) polymerase 2 (poly(A) polymerase 2 (PAPS2); CONTAINS InterPro DOMAIN/s: Poly(A) polymerase (InterPro:IPR014492), Poly(A) polymerase, central domain (InterPro:IPR007012), Nucleotidyltransferase, class I, C-terminal-like (InterPro:IPR011068), Nucleotidyl transferase domain (InterPro:IPR002934), Poly(A) polymerase, RNA-binding domain (InterPro:IPR007010); BEST Arabidopsis thaliana protein match is: nuclear poly(a) polymerase (TAIR:AT4G32850.9).), which produces MVSTQQRTDDDSSQPVKASLKSYGITEPLSIAGPSAADVKRNLELEKFLVDEGLYESKEETMRREEVVVRIDQIVKHWVKQLTRQRGYTDQMVEDANAVIFTFGSYRLGVHGPMADIDTLCVGPSYVNREEDFFIFFRDILAEMEEVTELQPVTDAHVPVMKFKFQGISIDLLYASISLLVIPQDLDISNSSVLCDVDEQTVRSLNGCRVADQILKLVPNSEHFRTTLRCLKYWAKKRGVYSNVTGFLGGVNWALLVARLCQFYPNAIPSMLVSRFFRVYTQWRWPNPVMLCAIEEDDLSFPVWDPRKNHRDRYHLMPIITPAYPCMNSSYNVSQSTLRVMTEQFQFGNTICQEIELNKQHWSSLFQQYMFFEAYKNYLQVDVLAADAEDLLAWKGWVESRFRQLTLKIERDTNGMLMCHPQPNEYVDTSKQFRHCAFFMGLQRADGFGGQECQQFDIRGTVDEFRQEVNMYMFWRPGMDVHVSHVRRRQLPSFVFPNGYKRSRQSRHQSQQCREPGDEGVGSLSDSVERYAKRKNDDEIMNSRPEKREKRASCSLHTLDAASPDSSGITTSGTPQIGIVPGPRAECLVTGDLVCNVTSLPNVEVEAEKFISKITELRKFSQYEHTSGSEQILEVDSRALVQSYHDLAEPVAKHVRPDLSALLACEGGQNKEIGHDMGSESINDTDTQHLPRRLNVNEDVDEVEREAKLGEIAGGVLWNGHCGRNLDHEGFVTPANLDSAVENRNLHSDGLFKSGLPEELQSNSLLSGTGKLDDGARSESLQNEMMSSRRLSLKSVA; this is translated from the exons ATGGTGAGTACTCAACAACGCACGGACGATGACTCTTCTCAACCGGTAAAAGCTTCTCTTAAGAGCTATGGGATCACGGAGCCACTGTCTATTGCTGGACCTTCTGCTGCTGATGTTAAGCGTAATTTGGAACTAGAGAAG TTTCTGGTTGATGAGGGGCTCTACGAGAGCAAGGAAGAAACTATGCGGAGAGAGGAAGTTGTGGTTCGCATTGATCAG ATTGTAAAACACTGGGTGAAACAGTTAACTCGTCAGAGGGGCTATACTGATCAGATGGTGGAGGATGCAAATGCTGTCATTTTCACTTTTGGATCTTACCGCCTTGGA GTTCACGGACCTATGGCTGATATTGATACTTTGTGTGTTGGCCCATCTTATGTTAACCGAGAG GAggatttcttcattttcttccgTGATATATTGGCTGAAATGGAAGAAGTGACTGAACTTCAACCTGTTACTGATGCCCATGTCCCAGTCATGAAATTTAAGTTCCAAGGAATATCAATTGATCTTCTGTATGCTAGCATATCGCTTCTAGTTATCCCACAG GATCTGGATATCTCCAACTCTTCTGTGCTGTGTGACGTGGATGAACAAACTGTCCGCAGTCTTAATGGTTGTAGGGTTGCTGATCAGATTCTTAAACTTGTTCCAAATTCCGAG CACTTCCGGACAACATTAAGATGCCTGAAGTACTGGGCTAAGAAGCGTGGGGTCTATTCAAAT GTTACTGGATTTCTTGGTGGTGTAAACTGGGCACTTCTGGTTGCACGCCTTTGCCAGTTTTATCCAAATGCTATTCCTAGTATGTTGGTTTCTCGATTTTTTAGAGTATATACACAATGGCGCTGGCCGAATCCAGTCATGCTTTGTGcaatagaagaagatgaccTTAGCTTTCCTGTTTGGGACCCACGAAAAAATCATCGTGACCGCTATCATCTTATGCCAATAATAACTCCTGCATACCCATGCATGAATTCTAGTTACAATGTCTCTCAAAGCACTCTTCGTGTTATGACAGAGCAATTCCAGTTTGGCAACACGATCTGTCAG GAGATTGAGTTAAATAAACAACACTGGAGTTCCTTATTTCAGCAATATATGTTCTTCGAGGCATATAAAAACTACCTTCAGGTTGATGTACTAGCTGCAGATGCCGAAGATTTATTGGCATGGAAAGGTTGGGTGGAGTCACGGTTCAGGCAACTGACCTTGAAG ATAGAACGAGACACAAATGGGATGTTAATGTGCCACCCTCAACCAAACGAGTATGTAGACACTTCGAAGCAGTTTCGACATTGTGCCTTTTTCATGGGCTTGCAGAGGGCAGATGGATTTGGTGGCCAAGAATGTCAACAGTTTGATATACGTGGAACAGTGGACGAATTCAGGCAAGAGGTAAACATGTATATGTTTTGGAGACCTGGGATGGATGTGCATGTTTCTCATGTTCGAAGACGGCAGCttccatcttttgtttttccaaatgGATATAAAAGGTCTCGGCAATCAAGGCACCAGAGTCAACAATGCAGAGAACCTGGTGATGAGGGCGTTGGTTCTTTATCCGACTCTGTTGAGAGATATGCGAAGAGAAAGAACGATGATGAAATTATGAATTCCAGGCCAGAGAAACGTGAGAAGCGCGCATCTTGTAGTCTACATACTCTGGATGCAGCTTCTCCTGACAGCAGTGGTATCACTACTAGTGGGACTCCTCAGATTGGCATTGTTCCAGGTCCTAGAGCTGAATGCTTAGTAACTGGTGATCTTGTTTGCAATGTTACAAGTCTTCCTAACGTGGAAGTTGAGGCTGAAAAGTTTATCAGTAAAATCACGGAACTAAGAAAATTCTCTCAGTACGAGCATACCTCTGGTAGCGAGCAAATCCTGGAAGTAGATAGTAGGGCTCTAGTTCAAAGTTATCATGACCTGGCTGAGCCTGTAGCAAAACATGTGAGACCTGACCTTAGTGCTTTGCTAGCGTGTGAAGGTGGGCAGAATAAAGAAATAGGTCATGATATGGGCTCTGAATCTATTAATGACACTGACACGCAACATCTTCCAAGGCGACTAAATGTAaatgaagatgttgatgaagtTGAGAGGGAAGCCAAGTTGGGAGAAATTGCTGGTGGTGTTTTGTGGAATGGACACTGTGGGCGGAACCTTGACCATGAG GGTTTTGTGACTCCTGCAAATTTGGATTCAGCTGTGGAAAATAGAAACTTGCATTCAGACGGATTGTTCAAAAGTGGCTTGCCAGAAGAACTTCAG TCAAATTCTTTGCTCAGCGGGACGGGGAAGCTGGACGATGGAGCTAGGTCAGAATCTTTGCAAAATGAAATGATGAG CAGCAGGAGGTTGAGCTTGAAGTCCGTAGCGTGA
- the PAPS2 gene encoding poly(A) polymerase 2 (poly(A) polymerase 2 (PAPS2); CONTAINS InterPro DOMAIN/s: Poly(A) polymerase (InterPro:IPR014492), Nucleotidyltransferase, class I, C-terminal-like (InterPro:IPR011068), Poly(A) polymerase, central domain (InterPro:IPR007012), Nucleotidyl transferase domain (InterPro:IPR002934), Poly(A) polymerase, RNA-binding domain (InterPro:IPR007010); BEST Arabidopsis thaliana protein match is: nuclear poly(a) polymerase (TAIR:AT4G32850.6); Has 35333 Blast hits to 34131 proteins in 2444 species: Archae - 798; Bacteria - 22429; Metazoa - 974; Fungi - 991; Plants - 531; Viruses - 0; Other Eukaryotes - 9610 (source: NCBI BLink).), translating to MVSTQQRTDDDSSQPVKASLKSYGITEPLSIAGPSAADVKRNLELEKFLVDEGLYESKEETMRREEVVVRIDQIVKHWVKQLTRQRGYTDQMVEDANAVIFTFGSYRLGVHGPMADIDTLCVGPSYVNREEDFFIFFRDILAEMEEVTELQPVTDAHVPVMKFKFQGISIDLLYASISLLVIPQDLDISNSSVLCDVDEQTVRSLNGCRVADQILKLVPNSEHFRTTLRCLKYWAKKRGVYSNVTGFLGGVNWALLVARLCQFYPNAIPSMLVSRFFRVYTQWRWPNPVMLCAIEEDDLSFPVWDPRKNHRDRYHLMPIITPAYPCMNSSYNVSQSTLRVMTEQFQFGNTICQEIELNKQHWSSLFQQYMFFEAYKNYLQVDVLAADAEDLLAWKGWVESRFRQLTLKIERDTNGMLMCHPQPNEYVDTSKQFRHCAFFMGLQRADGFGGQECQQFDIRGTVDEFRQEVNMYMFWRPGMDVHVSHVRRRQLPSFVFPNGYKRSRQSRHQSQQCREPGDEGVGSLSDSVERYAKRKNDDEIMNSRPEKREKRASCSLHTLDAASPDSSGITTSGTPQIGIVPGPRAECLVTGDLVCNVTSLPNVEVEAEKFISKITELRKFSQYEHTSGSEQILEVDSRALVQSYHDLAEPVAKHVRPDLSALLACEGGQNKEIGHDMGSESINDTDTQHLPRRLNVNEDVDEVEREAKLGEIAGGVLWNGHCGRNLDHEGFVTPANLDSAVENRNLHSDGLFKSGLPEELQSNSLLSGTGKLDDGASRRLSLKSVA from the exons ATGGTGAGTACTCAACAACGCACGGACGATGACTCTTCTCAACCGGTAAAAGCTTCTCTTAAGAGCTATGGGATCACGGAGCCACTGTCTATTGCTGGACCTTCTGCTGCTGATGTTAAGCGTAATTTGGAACTAGAGAAG TTTCTGGTTGATGAGGGGCTCTACGAGAGCAAGGAAGAAACTATGCGGAGAGAGGAAGTTGTGGTTCGCATTGATCAG ATTGTAAAACACTGGGTGAAACAGTTAACTCGTCAGAGGGGCTATACTGATCAGATGGTGGAGGATGCAAATGCTGTCATTTTCACTTTTGGATCTTACCGCCTTGGA GTTCACGGACCTATGGCTGATATTGATACTTTGTGTGTTGGCCCATCTTATGTTAACCGAGAG GAggatttcttcattttcttccgTGATATATTGGCTGAAATGGAAGAAGTGACTGAACTTCAACCTGTTACTGATGCCCATGTCCCAGTCATGAAATTTAAGTTCCAAGGAATATCAATTGATCTTCTGTATGCTAGCATATCGCTTCTAGTTATCCCACAG GATCTGGATATCTCCAACTCTTCTGTGCTGTGTGACGTGGATGAACAAACTGTCCGCAGTCTTAATGGTTGTAGGGTTGCTGATCAGATTCTTAAACTTGTTCCAAATTCCGAG CACTTCCGGACAACATTAAGATGCCTGAAGTACTGGGCTAAGAAGCGTGGGGTCTATTCAAAT GTTACTGGATTTCTTGGTGGTGTAAACTGGGCACTTCTGGTTGCACGCCTTTGCCAGTTTTATCCAAATGCTATTCCTAGTATGTTGGTTTCTCGATTTTTTAGAGTATATACACAATGGCGCTGGCCGAATCCAGTCATGCTTTGTGcaatagaagaagatgaccTTAGCTTTCCTGTTTGGGACCCACGAAAAAATCATCGTGACCGCTATCATCTTATGCCAATAATAACTCCTGCATACCCATGCATGAATTCTAGTTACAATGTCTCTCAAAGCACTCTTCGTGTTATGACAGAGCAATTCCAGTTTGGCAACACGATCTGTCAG GAGATTGAGTTAAATAAACAACACTGGAGTTCCTTATTTCAGCAATATATGTTCTTCGAGGCATATAAAAACTACCTTCAGGTTGATGTACTAGCTGCAGATGCCGAAGATTTATTGGCATGGAAAGGTTGGGTGGAGTCACGGTTCAGGCAACTGACCTTGAAG ATAGAACGAGACACAAATGGGATGTTAATGTGCCACCCTCAACCAAACGAGTATGTAGACACTTCGAAGCAGTTTCGACATTGTGCCTTTTTCATGGGCTTGCAGAGGGCAGATGGATTTGGTGGCCAAGAATGTCAACAGTTTGATATACGTGGAACAGTGGACGAATTCAGGCAAGAGGTAAACATGTATATGTTTTGGAGACCTGGGATGGATGTGCATGTTTCTCATGTTCGAAGACGGCAGCttccatcttttgtttttccaaatgGATATAAAAGGTCTCGGCAATCAAGGCACCAGAGTCAACAATGCAGAGAACCTGGTGATGAGGGCGTTGGTTCTTTATCCGACTCTGTTGAGAGATATGCGAAGAGAAAGAACGATGATGAAATTATGAATTCCAGGCCAGAGAAACGTGAGAAGCGCGCATCTTGTAGTCTACATACTCTGGATGCAGCTTCTCCTGACAGCAGTGGTATCACTACTAGTGGGACTCCTCAGATTGGCATTGTTCCAGGTCCTAGAGCTGAATGCTTAGTAACTGGTGATCTTGTTTGCAATGTTACAAGTCTTCCTAACGTGGAAGTTGAGGCTGAAAAGTTTATCAGTAAAATCACGGAACTAAGAAAATTCTCTCAGTACGAGCATACCTCTGGTAGCGAGCAAATCCTGGAAGTAGATAGTAGGGCTCTAGTTCAAAGTTATCATGACCTGGCTGAGCCTGTAGCAAAACATGTGAGACCTGACCTTAGTGCTTTGCTAGCGTGTGAAGGTGGGCAGAATAAAGAAATAGGTCATGATATGGGCTCTGAATCTATTAATGACACTGACACGCAACATCTTCCAAGGCGACTAAATGTAaatgaagatgttgatgaagtTGAGAGGGAAGCCAAGTTGGGAGAAATTGCTGGTGGTGTTTTGTGGAATGGACACTGTGGGCGGAACCTTGACCATGAG GGTTTTGTGACTCCTGCAAATTTGGATTCAGCTGTGGAAAATAGAAACTTGCATTCAGACGGATTGTTCAAAAGTGGCTTGCCAGAAGAACTTCAG TCAAATTCTTTGCTCAGCGGGACGGGGAAGCTGGACGATGGAGCTAG CAGGAGGTTGAGCTTGAAGTCCGTAGCGTGA